One Acetobacter ghanensis DNA window includes the following coding sequences:
- a CDS encoding cytochrome-c peroxidase, which translates to MKRILVSLAGLGILAYGGTVAFLQHYDHVTETVLVANSPTHKDPVALAAFNAINEARCDYCHATGRDLPFYFRLPVANTIMTKDRNQGLRHFRIEPVLHAFEHGTPPTEEELSRIEEVIVQNRMPPAQYLLLHWHAHLSNAERQAILTWVQETRRKYYANTGAAEAFAAEPVRPVPESVPVDPIKVALGRKLFFDKKLSGDNTLNCASCHGLDKGGVDNLVTATGIGGQKGPINVPTVYDAYFKVAQFWNARAPDLVAQAAGPVMNPVEMGSHDWAEVAGKLETDPDYAGMFKAAFGPDVQVGQQTITEAIAEFEKTLITPDSPFDEYLKGKQDAISAQAKRGYERFKAIGCSGCHSGIGVGGGGYEVMGLESDYFKDRGGKETDADEGIYAISHNAADRNRFVVPTLRNIALSAPYFHDGSVKTLDEAVRKMAHYQTPDSNPSDQDVADIVAFLQTLTGKYDGHYLTDIKQ; encoded by the coding sequence TTGAAACGTATATTAGTATCTTTGGCCGGGCTGGGTATACTGGCTTACGGCGGTACTGTTGCTTTTTTGCAGCATTATGATCATGTAACGGAAACCGTACTGGTCGCAAATTCACCAACGCATAAAGACCCCGTTGCTCTGGCTGCATTTAACGCCATTAACGAAGCACGGTGTGATTACTGCCACGCAACTGGCCGCGATCTGCCATTTTACTTCCGTCTTCCGGTAGCAAATACCATTATGACCAAGGACCGGAACCAGGGTCTGCGTCACTTCCGTATTGAGCCAGTGCTGCACGCTTTTGAGCATGGCACTCCGCCAACAGAGGAAGAACTGTCGCGCATTGAGGAAGTCATTGTGCAGAACCGGATGCCGCCTGCGCAGTACCTGCTGCTGCACTGGCATGCGCATCTGTCCAATGCCGAGCGGCAGGCTATTCTGACATGGGTGCAGGAAACCCGGCGGAAGTATTATGCCAATACGGGCGCAGCCGAGGCCTTTGCGGCAGAACCCGTGCGCCCGGTGCCTGAAAGCGTGCCAGTTGACCCAATAAAAGTTGCGTTGGGCCGCAAGCTGTTCTTCGACAAAAAACTGTCGGGTGATAACACGCTGAACTGCGCAAGCTGCCATGGGCTGGACAAAGGGGGCGTGGATAATCTGGTTACGGCAACCGGTATTGGTGGCCAAAAAGGCCCGATTAACGTGCCAACCGTGTACGACGCCTACTTTAAGGTCGCTCAATTCTGGAATGCCCGTGCGCCTGATCTGGTCGCGCAGGCTGCTGGTCCGGTTATGAACCCGGTGGAAATGGGGTCGCACGACTGGGCTGAAGTGGCCGGAAAACTGGAGACCGATCCAGATTATGCAGGCATGTTCAAGGCCGCTTTCGGGCCGGATGTGCAGGTTGGCCAGCAGACCATTACGGAAGCCATTGCCGAGTTTGAAAAAACTCTGATTACGCCAGACAGCCCGTTTGATGAGTATCTGAAGGGCAAGCAGGACGCGATCAGCGCGCAGGCCAAACGTGGATACGAGCGGTTCAAGGCCATTGGTTGCTCGGGTTGCCATAGCGGTATTGGTGTTGGTGGCGGCGGTTATGAAGTCATGGGGCTGGAGTCCGATTACTTCAAGGACCGTGGTGGCAAGGAAACGGATGCGGATGAAGGCATTTACGCGATTAGCCACAATGCAGCAGACCGTAACCGCTTTGTGGTGCCCACCCTGCGCAACATTGCCCTGTCGGCACCATACTTCCATGATGGCAGCGTAAAAACGCTGGATGAAGCCGTCCGCAAAATGGCGCACTACCAGACGCCGGACAGCAACCCGTCTGATCAGGATGTGGCGGACATTGTTGCTTTCCTTCAGACTTTGACCGGCAAGTATGACGGCCATTATCTGACGGACATCAAACAGTAA
- the hemF gene encoding oxygen-dependent coproporphyrinogen oxidase — protein sequence MTPTKPASVPSHDKLKEAARAWFENLRDQICAAFEAIETDAAAQNSPVLAGHEEPGHFERKSWTRQNEDGTPGGGGIMSLMRGRVFEKVGVNVSTVEGTFSPDFAASIPGASENPHFFATGISLVAHMCNPLVPAAHFNTRMIITTQGWFGGGGDITPMFPESAEAQDDAASFHAAFAQACNAHDPEYYPRFKAWCDKYFYLPHRNEPRGLGGIFYDRLDSGNVDEDFAFTKDVGLAFLDAYPRIIRGRMMEKWTPEQRDAQLVRRGRYVEFNLLHDRGTLFGLKTGGNTEAILMSMPPEVKWP from the coding sequence ATGACGCCGACCAAGCCCGCCTCTGTCCCCTCGCACGACAAACTCAAGGAAGCGGCCCGCGCATGGTTTGAAAATCTGCGCGACCAGATCTGCGCTGCATTTGAAGCCATTGAGACCGATGCCGCCGCGCAAAACAGCCCGGTTCTGGCGGGCCATGAAGAGCCCGGCCACTTTGAACGTAAAAGCTGGACCCGCCAAAACGAGGACGGAACCCCCGGCGGCGGCGGTATTATGAGCCTGATGCGCGGCCGGGTTTTTGAAAAAGTGGGCGTGAATGTCTCCACCGTGGAAGGCACTTTTTCACCGGACTTTGCTGCGTCTATCCCCGGTGCATCGGAAAATCCGCACTTTTTTGCAACCGGCATCAGTCTTGTTGCGCACATGTGCAACCCGCTGGTTCCTGCGGCCCACTTTAACACCCGTATGATCATTACAACGCAAGGCTGGTTTGGCGGCGGCGGCGATATTACGCCCATGTTCCCAGAGAGTGCCGAAGCGCAGGATGATGCCGCCAGCTTCCACGCCGCGTTCGCACAGGCCTGCAACGCGCATGACCCGGAGTATTATCCCCGCTTCAAGGCATGGTGTGACAAATACTTCTACCTCCCGCACCGGAACGAACCACGCGGGCTTGGCGGTATTTTTTATGACCGGCTGGACAGTGGCAACGTGGATGAGGACTTTGCCTTTACCAAGGATGTGGGGCTGGCTTTTCTGGATGCCTATCCACGCATCATCCGTGGCCGCATGATGGAAAAATGGACGCCCGAACAACGGGATGCCCAGCTTGTACGCCGGGGCCGTTACGTGGAGTTCAACCTCCTGCATGACCGGGGCACGCTTTTTGGGCTCAAGACAGGTGGCAATACGGAAGCCATTCTGATGAGTATGCCCCCCGAAGTGAAATGGCCGTAA
- a CDS encoding cytochrome b → MAGKPVCQNGQSTGQTLQGHLGARARAYGRLPLPADLNWWWTVGAILCAILALMLLTGLTLTLAYTPDAGLAFGSVEGIERRLPAGWLLRAMHMTGASFFMLALYVHVLRGLYYRSYQSPRIGVWMSGCVLLAMAMITAFAGYVLPWGQMSYWGADVAGKAVGALPLIGGWLEGVFLGGDAPGTPTLHRMFALHFGLAFLIIGMVMGHIAVVHARGSSSPSARPASVTGVLPFHPYFTVRDMLAIVLVAVAFVAVLCFWPELIAEPANYRPANPLHTPADIEPEWYFLPFYGMMQAVPFKLGGLLLSGGAVAVLFAVPWLDRKVGDGQGVPTLARVAAMLLLVCSAVATAFAGAHHMQGNWLLVARLGMVGYYAYFLAYLPLCRVLQQGGKV, encoded by the coding sequence ATGGCTGGCAAGCCAGTCTGCCAAAATGGGCAGAGCACGGGGCAAACGCTGCAAGGCCACCTTGGTGCACGCGCCAGAGCCTATGGCCGCCTGCCATTACCTGCGGATTTAAACTGGTGGTGGACTGTTGGGGCCATTCTATGCGCCATACTGGCCCTTATGCTGCTGACCGGTTTGACGCTGACATTGGCTTACACTCCAGATGCAGGGTTGGCCTTTGGGTCGGTTGAGGGCATAGAGCGCCGCCTGCCAGCAGGGTGGCTGCTCCGCGCCATGCACATGACGGGCGCTTCCTTTTTTATGCTCGCTCTGTATGTCCACGTGCTGCGGGGGCTGTACTACCGGTCTTACCAGTCTCCCCGTATTGGGGTTTGGATGAGCGGCTGCGTGCTGCTGGCCATGGCCATGATAACGGCCTTTGCAGGTTATGTTCTGCCCTGGGGGCAAATGTCCTATTGGGGGGCGGATGTGGCAGGCAAGGCTGTTGGCGCTCTCCCTCTGATTGGTGGCTGGCTGGAAGGTGTGTTTTTGGGCGGAGATGCACCGGGTACGCCCACCCTGCATAGAATGTTTGCCCTGCACTTTGGGCTCGCCTTCCTGATTATAGGTATGGTGATGGGGCATATTGCCGTGGTGCACGCACGGGGAAGTTCCAGCCCATCGGCCCGTCCGGCTAGCGTGACGGGTGTATTGCCGTTCCATCCTTATTTTACGGTGCGGGATATGCTGGCCATTGTGCTGGTGGCGGTCGCTTTTGTTGCCGTGCTGTGCTTCTGGCCAGAACTGATAGCCGAACCCGCCAACTACCGACCGGCCAATCCGCTGCACACTCCGGCCGATATTGAACCTGAGTGGTATTTTCTCCCATTTTACGGAATGATGCAGGCAGTACCTTTCAAACTGGGAGGGCTGCTGCTGTCTGGTGGTGCTGTGGCGGTGCTGTTTGCCGTGCCGTGGCTTGACCGCAAGGTGGGAGACGGTCAGGGCGTGCCCACACTGGCCCGTGTTGCGGCGATGCTGCTGCTTGTCTGTTCTGCCGTGGCAACGGCTTTTGCCGGGGCACATCATATGCAGGGGAACTGGCTGCTGGTGGCCCGCTTGGGCATGGTGGGATATTACGCCTATTTTCTGGCCTACTTGCCCCTGTGTCGCGTTTTGCAGCAGGGGGGCAAGGTATGA
- a CDS encoding cytochrome c1, which produces MSRFAAGGQGMMVRRIMAVGAGLLWACSALAQPGAPARPKPQQWSFAGALGHFDLAAVQRGYAVFAGSCASCHSLSQLHFSDFAGMGLQPSEVAALAATWQVPDGLDAEGRLKHRAARPDDPLPSPYSGPEAALAANQGVVPPDLSRILKVYPGGADRLYALLTGYAPQVVRQKGRGFFNPYAIGHFTAMSPPLHGNEVKYADGTVPDVQAEARDVTTFLAWVSAPHQDQRRRLGVGAGLYLCFLAVLFAILNRRIWSDVRK; this is translated from the coding sequence GTGTCGCGTTTTGCAGCAGGGGGGCAAGGTATGATGGTCCGGCGGATAATGGCTGTGGGTGCTGGTCTTTTGTGGGCCTGTTCCGCGTTAGCGCAGCCGGGCGCGCCTGCCCGGCCAAAGCCGCAGCAGTGGTCTTTTGCGGGAGCGCTGGGCCATTTTGATCTGGCGGCAGTCCAGCGCGGTTATGCTGTTTTTGCGGGTTCCTGCGCATCCTGCCACAGTTTGTCCCAGCTTCATTTTTCAGATTTTGCAGGGATGGGGCTGCAACCTTCGGAGGTGGCGGCTTTGGCGGCCACATGGCAGGTCCCCGATGGTCTGGATGCGGAGGGGCGGTTGAAGCACCGGGCGGCTCGGCCGGATGACCCCCTACCATCGCCCTATTCCGGCCCAGAGGCGGCTCTAGCGGCTAATCAGGGTGTTGTGCCGCCCGATCTTTCACGCATTCTCAAGGTGTATCCCGGTGGAGCAGACAGGTTGTATGCCCTGCTGACCGGCTATGCCCCGCAGGTTGTAAGGCAAAAAGGGCGTGGTTTTTTTAATCCCTATGCCATTGGCCACTTTACGGCCATGTCCCCGCCGTTGCATGGCAACGAGGTGAAGTATGCAGACGGCACCGTGCCGGATGTGCAAGCAGAGGCGCGGGACGTGACAACGTTTCTGGCCTGGGTTTCTGCCCCGCATCAGGACCAGCGCCGCCGGTTGGGTGTGGGAGCGGGGCTGTATCTGTGCTTTCTTGCTGTGCTGTTTGCGATTTTAAACCGGAGAATCTGGTCTGATGTCAGAAAATGA
- a CDS encoding S-methyl-5'-thioadenosine phosphorylase, which translates to MSENEVVEPVIGLIGGSGLYDIDGLEDKEWRTVETPWGKPSDQLLFGRLDGVKCVFLPRHGRGHPIPPSRLNYKANIAALKISGVTDIVSLSAVGSLKEELPPGRFVIIDQFIDRTIARDKSFFDTGCVAHISMADPLCNRVGDVLKAEADKLGIEATRKGTYLVMEGPQFSTRAESELYRTWGCSVIGMTNMPEASLAREAEICYATVAMVTDYDCWHTEHDNVTVESVVKTMQANSANAKALVKAVIPALGSKKRGLCSEGCDRALEYALITAPDARDPELMDKLKTIAGRVI; encoded by the coding sequence ATGTCAGAAAATGAAGTTGTGGAACCCGTTATCGGTCTTATTGGCGGGTCCGGCCTGTACGATATTGATGGTCTGGAAGACAAGGAATGGCGCACGGTGGAAACCCCGTGGGGCAAACCATCCGACCAGCTCCTGTTCGGCCGACTGGATGGCGTAAAATGCGTCTTTCTGCCCCGTCATGGTCGTGGCCACCCCATTCCGCCCTCACGTCTGAATTACAAGGCCAACATTGCGGCGCTTAAAATCTCCGGCGTAACGGATATCGTCTCCCTGTCCGCCGTTGGGTCTCTTAAGGAAGAGCTGCCGCCGGGCCGTTTTGTGATTATTGACCAGTTTATTGACCGCACCATTGCGCGCGACAAAAGCTTTTTTGATACAGGGTGCGTTGCCCATATTTCCATGGCCGATCCGCTTTGCAACCGCGTGGGCGATGTGCTCAAGGCCGAAGCCGACAAACTGGGGATCGAGGCCACGCGCAAGGGGACCTACCTTGTTATGGAAGGCCCGCAGTTTTCCACACGGGCCGAGAGCGAACTTTACCGCACATGGGGCTGCTCGGTTATTGGCATGACAAATATGCCAGAAGCCAGCTTGGCCCGTGAGGCGGAAATCTGTTACGCCACGGTCGCCATGGTGACCGATTATGACTGCTGGCACACCGAGCATGATAACGTGACGGTGGAAAGCGTTGTTAAAACCATGCAGGCGAACTCTGCAAATGCCAAGGCGCTGGTTAAAGCCGTTATTCCGGCACTGGGGAGCAAAAAGCGCGGCCTGTGCAGCGAAGGCTGTGACCGCGCATTGGAATATGCCCTGATTACGGCACCAGATGCACGTGACCCTGAATTGATGGACAAGCTCAAAACCATTGCAGGCCGTGTGATCTAA
- the panB gene encoding 3-methyl-2-oxobutanoate hydroxymethyltransferase, which produces MSKHHTVRRHTPRSLAALDTPIVSLTAYTTPMARLLDPHCDLLLVGDSLGMVVYGMDSTLGVSVDMMVAHGQAVVRGSQKACVAVDLPFGSYQESPQQAFRMAADIMARTGAGCVKLEGGQEMAETITFLVQRGIPVVGHIGLKPQAVHAHGGFRTVGRGSEAEQVMADALAVEKAGAFAVVIESTMEPLSRAITEALSIKTIGIGASPMCDGQILVAEDMLGLFPDFTPRFVRKFANLGQDVDRAVADYAHAVRTRSFPGPAECVGMAKAD; this is translated from the coding sequence TTGAGCAAACACCATACAGTCCGGCGGCACACGCCCCGTTCGTTGGCTGCGCTGGACACGCCAATAGTCTCCCTGACCGCCTACACAACACCCATGGCCCGCCTGCTGGACCCGCACTGTGACCTGCTGCTGGTGGGGGATTCGCTGGGTATGGTTGTGTACGGCATGGACTCCACGCTTGGCGTCAGTGTGGATATGATGGTGGCCCATGGGCAGGCTGTTGTGCGTGGTAGCCAAAAGGCCTGTGTGGCTGTGGACCTGCCTTTTGGTAGTTATCAGGAAAGCCCGCAGCAGGCTTTTCGTATGGCTGCGGATATCATGGCCAGAACCGGAGCCGGCTGCGTTAAGCTGGAAGGTGGGCAGGAAATGGCGGAAACCATTACCTTCCTTGTTCAGCGCGGCATTCCGGTGGTAGGGCACATTGGGCTTAAGCCGCAGGCTGTGCACGCTCATGGGGGTTTTCGCACTGTTGGGCGAGGGAGTGAGGCCGAGCAGGTTATGGCTGATGCGCTGGCGGTAGAAAAAGCCGGGGCTTTTGCCGTGGTGATTGAAAGCACAATGGAGCCGCTCTCGCGCGCAATTACTGAGGCACTGAGCATTAAAACCATTGGTATTGGGGCGTCGCCCATGTGCGATGGGCAGATTCTGGTCGCCGAGGATATGCTGGGTCTGTTCCCTGATTTTACACCAAGGTTTGTGCGTAAATTTGCCAATCTGGGGCAGGATGTGGACCGCGCGGTGGCCGATTACGCTCATGCGGTGCGCACACGCTCGTTTCCCGGTCCGGCGGAATGTGTGGGTATGGCCAAAGCCGATTGA
- a CDS encoding NADH:flavin oxidoreductase/NADH oxidase, with the protein MPTLFDPYTLKGSTLRNRIAVGPMCQYQAQDGMPNDWHSVHYASLARGGAGLVTLEATAVSPEGRITPNCLGLWNDEQAQAFAPIIASIRKTGATPGIQIAHAGRKASANVPWEGDDHIPASDPRGWQPIAPSPVAFGPNLPRVPHEMTLEDIERVKHDFVEAAKRARDAGFEWLMLHFAHGYLAQSFWSTHSNKRTDRYGGSAENRGRFLLETLDAVRAVWPEDRPLTARFGVIEFDGNDSQTLEESITLVRKMKDHGLDFLDVSIGFSTPEATIPWGAGFMTPIAHKVRQEAGLPVTTSWYISEGRQADTLIRNEILDLATIGRPLLANPHWPHEAARILHAKNANAVLPPSYAWWLARYQ; encoded by the coding sequence ATGCCAACGCTTTTTGACCCTTATACCCTAAAAGGCAGCACGCTGCGCAACCGCATTGCTGTTGGCCCCATGTGCCAGTATCAGGCGCAGGACGGAATGCCCAATGACTGGCACAGTGTCCATTATGCCTCTTTGGCCCGTGGGGGTGCTGGGCTAGTCACACTGGAAGCCACCGCCGTCTCCCCCGAAGGGCGCATTACCCCCAACTGCCTTGGTTTGTGGAACGATGAGCAGGCTCAGGCCTTTGCCCCTATTATAGCCAGTATTCGTAAAACAGGGGCAACACCGGGTATTCAGATCGCCCATGCGGGCCGCAAGGCCAGCGCCAATGTGCCGTGGGAGGGAGATGACCATATTCCCGCATCCGACCCACGCGGTTGGCAACCCATTGCCCCTTCCCCCGTGGCCTTTGGTCCTAACCTGCCCCGCGTCCCGCATGAAATGACCCTTGAGGACATTGAACGCGTTAAACATGACTTTGTAGAAGCGGCAAAACGCGCGCGTGACGCCGGATTTGAGTGGCTGATGCTGCACTTTGCCCACGGTTATCTGGCGCAGAGCTTCTGGTCCACGCATTCCAACAAACGCACGGACCGTTATGGTGGATCAGCCGAAAACAGGGGCCGCTTTTTGCTGGAAACACTGGATGCCGTTCGTGCCGTATGGCCGGAAGACCGCCCGCTAACCGCCCGTTTTGGCGTCATCGAGTTTGACGGCAACGACAGCCAGACACTTGAGGAATCCATAACCCTTGTTCGCAAAATGAAAGACCATGGGCTGGATTTTCTGGATGTCAGCATCGGGTTTTCCACCCCTGAAGCCACTATTCCGTGGGGTGCCGGATTTATGACCCCTATTGCCCACAAGGTGCGACAGGAGGCGGGGCTACCCGTGACCACATCGTGGTATATTAGCGAAGGGCGTCAGGCTGATACGCTCATCCGCAACGAGATCCTCGACCTTGCCACCATTGGGCGGCCTCTTTTGGCCAACCCGCACTGGCCGCACGAAGCAGCCCGTATTTTGCACGCCAAAAATGCCAATGCCGTTCTGCCGCCGTCCTATGCCTGGTGGCTGGCACGCTACCAGTAA
- a CDS encoding ArsR/SmtB family transcription factor, producing MKQYHHPSAEDLQLSYLLYALSDPFRLEVVRKLAVCQPQPCGPLQDGRPKSSVSHHFSVLRKAGVIRTEVVGVTHMNSLREQELESRFPGVLAAILAAVKTEQAAA from the coding sequence ATGAAGCAGTATCACCACCCTTCGGCGGAAGACCTGCAACTGTCTTACCTGCTTTACGCGCTCTCAGACCCGTTCAGGCTGGAGGTGGTGCGTAAACTGGCCGTATGCCAGCCTCAGCCCTGTGGCCCGTTACAGGATGGTCGGCCCAAATCCTCCGTGTCCCACCACTTTTCCGTCTTGCGCAAGGCCGGGGTCATTCGCACGGAGGTGGTGGGGGTAACGCATATGAATTCCCTGCGGGAACAGGAGCTGGAAAGCCGTTTTCCCGGTGTTCTGGCTGCTATTCTGGCGGCTGTTAAAACAGAACAAGCCGCAGCTTAG
- a CDS encoding DUF4175 domain-containing protein — translation MGGLKPDLTASTAQDGALAARLAHVRRQANLVLHIEQLWPALQPTLAMLGVYTLAGLLRLPQHLPDGLRLAGVAGWLSLCGWRLHTDLGRLRATTPEQIDRQIEQASGLHNRPLASLADTPAPLPHTSSAVLWQAHRQRLLASLGALRAGWPNLMPQGRARQVSAGLLVAGLAISAAVAGSSAPGRVLAAFIPGRDDPDVPLPHIDAWITPPAYAPDAPVFLSPNHTIPQVQEGARLTVIVNGIASHPTLRGLQGMVAQDAKRQKLDPHSWKLDVTLTHGGLLQLTGRGRTLANWPIHVLPDLAPQVAWGDHPGATGQKGDWHTRLPYEASHAYGLSGLQIVLHATHPARGANPKRELTIPLPLSGHPKSVKNVVAPDLSEDPWAGQEVTGQVIATATSGHKGQSPDATFTLGARVFHSPIARAILDVRRRFALEQEKREDTAQDLEALGEAPGPVREHTGMFLNLTSIVALLDNADIDTETARTSATNLLWDLALDIEDRRTGDNASAQASIDVRAAQAEVSRKLAEMKRDGTHSQQAQEELEQSLKELQDAIARKMQALANAALRNHTAIPDLPGFSAAGNKAFDRLMKQLQSDAANGRAGDAMQRLQEMENATERMRNATPQDLAALAQQMQAQQKAREQAAALHDLTNKETSLLDHAQSRIDEHLRSLSQQQNDLADDGDGEAAEYANLPTSELLRRLGLPVPPDAGAQSGSGGAQPPSAMPDPAKAEAQAAARRTERATQHALEQALNELKDEFKDLTGKTPAAFEDARKNMAAARKALADGDDAAAASAEEKVLEALRQSRKQMQDSMKGNGQNSTPSFLPSFGNNGEGSSGSGRAGSGEDGTGQPSDQAGENGDDENKTGKDPLGRKEGEGTDQNNDDSTHIPDTVARQRAREIEQELRRRDSDRTRPQQELDYLDRLLKPF, via the coding sequence ATGGGCGGTCTGAAACCTGATCTGACCGCGTCAACCGCGCAGGACGGCGCACTGGCGGCCCGTCTGGCCCATGTGCGCCGCCAGGCAAACCTTGTTTTGCATATCGAACAGCTTTGGCCAGCCCTCCAACCCACGCTGGCCATGCTTGGGGTTTACACGCTGGCAGGCCTGCTGCGTCTGCCGCAACACCTACCTGATGGACTACGCCTTGCAGGCGTTGCTGGCTGGTTAAGCCTGTGCGGCTGGCGGCTCCATACCGATCTGGGCCGTTTACGCGCCACCACGCCCGAACAGATTGACCGCCAGATAGAACAAGCCTCTGGCCTGCATAACCGCCCCCTTGCAAGTCTGGCAGATACACCCGCCCCGCTCCCCCATACCAGTAGCGCCGTATTATGGCAGGCCCACCGGCAACGGCTTCTGGCCTCGTTGGGAGCATTGCGGGCAGGCTGGCCCAACCTTATGCCCCAAGGGCGCGCCCGGCAGGTTAGCGCTGGCCTGCTGGTTGCGGGCCTTGCCATTTCCGCCGCAGTCGCAGGCTCCTCCGCACCGGGGCGGGTTCTGGCCGCCTTCATACCGGGGCGGGATGACCCCGATGTTCCTCTCCCCCACATAGATGCGTGGATTACCCCACCCGCCTATGCGCCGGACGCCCCTGTTTTTTTAAGCCCCAACCACACCATCCCTCAGGTGCAGGAAGGGGCGCGGCTGACTGTTATTGTCAACGGCATAGCCTCCCACCCCACATTACGCGGCCTGCAGGGCATGGTGGCACAGGATGCAAAACGCCAGAAACTGGACCCGCACAGCTGGAAGTTGGACGTTACACTCACCCATGGTGGCCTGCTCCAGCTAACAGGTCGGGGACGTACGCTCGCTAACTGGCCCATTCATGTTCTGCCTGATCTGGCTCCGCAGGTTGCATGGGGAGACCACCCCGGAGCCACTGGCCAAAAAGGAGACTGGCACACTCGCCTGCCCTACGAGGCCAGCCATGCTTATGGCCTGTCCGGCTTGCAGATCGTGCTCCATGCAACGCATCCTGCCCGTGGCGCCAACCCCAAGCGGGAGCTGACCATCCCTCTCCCCCTAAGCGGGCACCCAAAATCCGTTAAAAATGTTGTGGCCCCTGACCTGTCGGAAGACCCGTGGGCCGGACAGGAGGTAACAGGGCAAGTTATTGCCACTGCCACCAGCGGCCACAAAGGGCAGAGTCCTGACGCCACATTCACACTGGGGGCCAGAGTTTTCCATTCCCCCATCGCCCGCGCCATTCTGGATGTGCGCAGGCGTTTTGCGTTGGAGCAGGAAAAGCGGGAAGACACCGCGCAGGACTTGGAAGCACTGGGCGAAGCACCGGGGCCAGTGCGCGAACATACGGGCATGTTCCTCAACCTGACCAGTATTGTCGCACTACTGGATAATGCGGACATAGACACGGAGACCGCCCGCACCAGCGCCACAAACCTGCTGTGGGATCTGGCGTTGGACATAGAAGACCGGCGCACGGGCGATAACGCCAGCGCTCAGGCCTCGATTGATGTGCGGGCCGCACAGGCGGAAGTCTCCCGCAAACTGGCGGAAATGAAGCGCGATGGCACCCATAGCCAACAGGCGCAGGAAGAGCTGGAACAAAGCCTGAAGGAACTGCAGGACGCCATTGCCCGCAAGATGCAGGCTCTGGCAAATGCGGCTTTGCGCAACCATACGGCCATACCAGACCTGCCCGGTTTTTCCGCTGCTGGAAACAAAGCGTTTGACCGGTTGATGAAGCAGTTGCAGTCCGACGCGGCTAATGGCCGCGCGGGGGACGCCATGCAGCGCCTACAGGAAATGGAAAACGCCACGGAGCGTATGCGCAACGCCACCCCGCAGGACTTGGCCGCTCTGGCGCAGCAAATGCAGGCGCAGCAAAAAGCACGCGAACAGGCTGCGGCACTCCACGACCTGACCAACAAGGAAACCAGCCTGCTGGACCATGCCCAGTCCCGCATTGACGAGCACCTGCGCAGCCTTTCCCAACAGCAGAATGATCTTGCTGATGATGGTGATGGCGAGGCCGCCGAATACGCCAACCTGCCCACATCTGAACTCCTACGCAGACTGGGCCTGCCTGTCCCGCCCGACGCTGGAGCGCAATCCGGCTCTGGCGGCGCGCAGCCTCCCTCCGCCATGCCGGACCCGGCCAAGGCCGAGGCGCAGGCAGCCGCCCGCCGTACGGAGCGCGCGACCCAGCACGCGCTGGAACAGGCATTGAATGAACTGAAAGACGAATTCAAGGATCTGACTGGCAAGACTCCTGCGGCCTTTGAAGACGCACGCAAAAACATGGCCGCCGCCCGCAAGGCGCTGGCCGATGGAGATGACGCAGCAGCAGCCTCCGCTGAAGAAAAAGTCCTCGAAGCCCTGCGCCAGAGCCGTAAACAGATGCAGGACAGCATGAAAGGCAATGGCCAGAACAGCACGCCCAGCTTTTTGCCCTCCTTTGGCAATAACGGCGAGGGATCGTCCGGCTCAGGTCGTGCTGGTTCTGGGGAAGATGGTACTGGCCAGCCGTCTGACCAAGCTGGCGAGAATGGGGATGACGAAAACAAGACTGGCAAGGACCCACTCGGCCGCAAGGAAGGCGAAGGAACGGACCAGAACAACGATGACAGCACCCATATTCCCGATACCGTAGCCCGCCAGCGCGCGCGTGAAATTGAGCAGGAACTAAGACGCCGCGATTCGGACCGCACCCGCCCGCAGCAGGAACTGGACTATCTGGACCGCCTGCTTAAACCCTTCTGA